The following proteins are co-located in the Microcystis wesenbergii NRERC-220 genome:
- a CDS encoding ISKra4-like element ISMae42 family transposase gives MTPKQQQELNQHIQAIAKILHQEAEAEKIQTLEGIETTIREQTLKYITPKLGFFFVTKTTGTQAGRPRKIKSIIGELCLTEKQAIRLNIPRNNQISPYLERCCLRASANVSYENAARDLQFYIGMKVSARTQQRLVHRHQFAEEESGNPVQEISLDGGKVRLRTETKGEACIWKDYKAICVDTFLRKAWFGENESLIYWVNQQPLSDPLTCLGDGHPGIGKIVKNWDCPGEKREILDWFHLVENLHKVGGSVKRLKKAESLLWQGKIEETIALISPLKNERAENFCRYLEIHRHRIVNYNYYQQEEICSIASGAVESTVKQIDRRLKISGAQWNEENIPQVLKHRCAYLNNSL, from the coding sequence ATGACTCCAAAGCAACAACAAGAACTTAACCAACATATTCAAGCGATAGCCAAGATTCTTCATCAGGAAGCTGAGGCTGAAAAAATCCAAACTTTAGAGGGAATAGAGACGACAATAAGAGAACAGACCTTAAAATATATAACTCCGAAACTAGGATTTTTTTTTGTCACAAAAACGACAGGAACTCAAGCCGGGAGACCGAGAAAAATAAAAAGCATCATCGGAGAATTATGCCTGACAGAAAAACAAGCAATCCGTTTAAATATTCCTCGTAATAACCAAATTAGTCCTTACTTAGAACGCTGTTGTTTAAGAGCTAGTGCCAATGTTTCTTATGAAAATGCCGCCAGAGATCTTCAATTTTATATAGGGATGAAGGTCTCGGCTAGGACTCAACAACGATTAGTCCATCGCCACCAATTTGCCGAAGAAGAATCAGGAAACCCCGTTCAAGAAATTAGTCTAGATGGAGGAAAAGTGCGCTTAAGAACCGAAACTAAGGGAGAGGCTTGTATCTGGAAAGATTATAAAGCAATCTGTGTTGATACTTTCCTAAGAAAAGCTTGGTTTGGAGAAAATGAATCGTTAATATATTGGGTTAATCAACAACCTTTATCTGACCCCCTTACCTGTTTGGGAGACGGACATCCCGGTATTGGGAAAATTGTGAAAAACTGGGATTGTCCAGGAGAAAAAAGAGAAATACTTGACTGGTTTCATTTGGTAGAAAATCTTCATAAAGTCGGCGGTTCAGTGAAGAGATTGAAAAAAGCAGAAAGTTTATTATGGCAGGGCAAAATTGAGGAAACAATAGCATTAATCTCTCCTTTAAAAAACGAACGAGCTGAAAATTTCTGTCGTTATTTAGAGATTCATCGTCATCGAATTGTTAATTATAATTACTATCAACAAGAAGAGATTTGCTCTATTGCTTCGGGAGCCGTTGAATCCACGGTTAAACAGATTGACCGACGACTGAAAATTTCTGGAGCCCAGTGGAATGAAGAAAATATCCCTCAAGTGCTTAAACACCGCTGTGCTTACCTAAATAACAGTCTTTAG
- a CDS encoding DUF29 domain-containing protein has translation MISWNETMAVETALSMKALYDQDFVLWASKTAELLKLKKFDEVDWENLIEEVECMGKSDRRAVESLLTQLIEHLFKLAYHKSERERERNVCHWVGEIASFRTQLGEWLETTTLSNHARDYFQKAYSNARKTSIQAKTVTGDAIPVEPPFSLEQVLDGEWFPIDIDHYFDI, from the coding sequence ATGATCAGTTGGAACGAAACTATGGCAGTAGAAACAGCTTTATCAATGAAAGCCTTATATGATCAGGATTTTGTTCTCTGGGCTTCAAAAACCGCCGAACTTTTAAAGCTAAAAAAGTTTGATGAGGTGGACTGGGAAAATCTGATCGAGGAAGTGGAGTGCATGGGGAAAAGTGACAGACGGGCTGTAGAGAGTTTATTAACCCAGCTGATCGAACACCTGTTTAAGTTAGCTTATCACAAATCGGAACGGGAGCGAGAACGCAACGTCTGTCACTGGGTAGGAGAAATCGCCAGTTTCCGAACTCAACTAGGAGAGTGGCTAGAAACTACTACTCTCAGCAACCACGCGCGGGATTATTTTCAAAAAGCCTACTCGAACGCTCGAAAAACCTCAATACAAGCGAAAACCGTCACTGGCGACGCGATTCCTGTGGAGCCTCCTTTCTCCCTCGAACAGGTATTAGATGGGGAGTGGTTCCCGATTGATATCGATCATTACTTCGACATATAA